Below is a window of Virgibacillus sp. NKC19-3 DNA.
GATGCCCGGTAGTGGATTAGCTAGATCTTTTGGAACCTATGAACCAATATTCGGCTATATGGATCTCCATTTTTACCAACAACCAGATCTTTACGCGGATAAATCCTTTATATTCCTAGATTTTATTTCCTATGCGGGCTTATTTTTGTTTGCCCTCCTATTTTTATGGTTTATGTATAAATTATTAAAAAACATCTATGGAAATAGTATTTTTATGTATGAAAATGTCTCTATTCTTTTCAAACTAGGGATAACCTTTCTTGTGTTGGGGGCTGCTACAACTTTTATGGACGGACTATTATTATCAAAAGCTATCACTGCACTGGATATTTCCAATGCTTCCATTGCCTTTTCAAATATCGCCTATGTTGATTTTATTATTGTTGGCATTGTCCTTCTCATTATTTCCTCGGCAATGAAAATGGCCGTTAATGCAGTGGAAGAAAATGAAAAAACAATATAAATACGAAGTAGGGATGACAAAATGATACGAATAAAACTTGATGTCATGATGGCTGAACGTAAAATGTCACTGAACAGGCTCTCCGAAATCGTTGACATCACCCCGGCCAATTTATCCATATTGAAAAATGAGAAAGGAAAAGCAATCCGCTTCACAACACTTGATGCACTGTGTAAAGCCTTAGACTGTCAACCAGGTGACTTGATTGAGTACATAGAGGATGAGAGTGAGGATAAATAACATTAATTTACCCTCACTCGTTTTATAGGTAAATTTTTTACAAAAAGCTTTTAAATTACTAGTTGCAAAGGAAGAAAACACTGGTTGCAACAGAAAATTGCGAAATGGCAACTAGATGTTGGTGGCAAATGCAATCGTTTTATTATAACCTGAATCGAGAAAGGAGGCAGACTACATTGACTTTTGGAGAAAAAATTCAACAGGCAAGAAAGGAAGCCGGCATTTCCCAAGAAGAGCTATCATTTCAATTACACGTATCTCGTCAAGCTATTAGTAAGTGGGAGAATGACAATGGCTATCCTGAAATCGAAAAGATCATCAAAATGAGTGAAATGTTCCATGTGACGCTCGATTATCTGTTACATGATGCAGAGGAGC
It encodes the following:
- a CDS encoding helix-turn-helix domain-containing protein — its product is MIRIKLDVMMAERKMSLNRLSEIVDITPANLSILKNEKGKAIRFTTLDALCKALDCQPGDLIEYIEDESEDK
- a CDS encoding DUF2975 domain-containing protein, giving the protein MKSNIIFKITSILCLVLFYLVLLTGVVTIIEYASRIWMPGSGLARSFGTYEPIFGYMDLHFYQQPDLYADKSFIFLDFISYAGLFLFALLFLWFMYKLLKNIYGNSIFMYENVSILFKLGITFLVLGAATTFMDGLLLSKAITALDISNASIAFSNIAYVDFIIVGIVLLIISSAMKMAVNAVEENEKTI